The genomic segment ACGCCCAGTTCGTCGAGCGAGTAGAGGTCGAAGGGGTCGCTGGTGGCCACGACGAGCGAGCCGTTGCGGCGCTCGATGGGAAACAGCGCCTGGCGATAAATGAGCCGCGTGGGAAAGTGCTTCAGCAGGTCGAGATCGATCTTCGTCCCGGCGAGATCGACGAATTCCAGCCCGATCTCGGCCCCCAGGGCGGTCAGCGCGGCTTCCTCGCTTGCCAGGCCCAACTCGACGGCGATTTCGTCGATGCGCCGGCCGTCGACTTGGGCCTGCCGTGCCACGGCGAGCTGTCGCTCGTCAAGCACGCCGCGTTTGAGAAGGATTTCGCCTGCTTCCATCGTCCGCCGAAGGTCTCCCTCTCTCCGCCGGGCCGGCGTGGAGGTTATGGTTCAAATGCACCGGGCGGAGTACGGCATCGTCTGCCTCAGGCCGCCACCGCCCGGTTCGGTCGCGTCTCGAAGATACTGGCCCAACCGGCTGCCCGAAGCCGCTGGCGGGGTAAGTATTTAGTATCCCCAGGCTTGGCAGCGGTTACAACCGGCCGGTTGGCTCAGCGTGTACCGGACAAGCTGCGCCGCTCGGTCGCTGACGGAATGGGCGGCCGCGTGCCCGGCAGCAGGCGCCGCGCCGCGACAGGCGTGTCGTGTCCACGATGCTATTGGCGCGCTCGCAGGGCGTCTGCTTGCGAATGAAAAGCGCCGCGCGCGGCGTTTTTTACACCGCCTTTGCCTGGTCTGCCGCTTCGCGGCGCAACACAAAAGCGACACGCGCGCGTCGCTTTTGTTTTGCGCCGGCGTTGCGGGACGCGACCGCATTCGCCGTAAGTGCCAGCGCCGCCGAGCGTTGCGGCCGACCATGCCTCGGTGGCCGTTATCGTTTGAACCCAATCAGGGGCCGGTCGAGCACAAGCTCGAGCATCAACCGTCGATCGTCGCGAACGTCGGCGTCCGAGATGCCCCTTCGGCCGTTGAGAATCTCTGCCGCCATCGCTTCCACCGACGGCCATTGAGCGGCGTTGTATCGAGCGCGGGGCAGGTCGACGGCGAGCCAATAGGCTCCGCCGACAGCCGCCTGCAAAGCCAGACACGCGGCCGCCAAGGTTGGTTGTCGCGGGCCGAGCCGATCCAGGCCAATCCAAACACACACGAATAGGGCCGGCAACAGCGGCAACAGCAACCGCGCGCCCGTATCCATAGCGTGTGCCGCGATCAGCAACAGATAAAATGGCATGTACCAGGCAAACAGATCGTTTCCTCGCCGTCGCCAGCGAAACCAGCCGTACACCACCAGAGCACAGAAGGGCACGTGGACCAGCATGTTCACGTCGGTCCAATCGCCCGGCGTGCCGTGGCTCTTGAACAGGCCGGGCAGGCAGACGCGGCCCATGTCGCTGACGCACAGTTGCACGCCGCGCGAATAACTCTCCAGTGGCGACCGTGCCGCGTCGTGGAACTCGTCGGCATACGATCGGCCGCCAAGTTCAGCGGCCACCCTCCGCTCGTGTGCGACGAACAGCGCGACGGGCGTGCCCGCCGCGATTGCAATCACGGCCGACGCGACGGCGGCCTTCAACCACGACAACTTGCCGGCCCTGGCCTCCAGCCAGGCCCAGACCACGAAGGCGGGCACGATCATAGTGCCAACCGGGCGAATGATGCATAGCAGCGCGGTTAACGCCGCACCGGCGGCCAGGCGACCCCCAAAGAGCGAATGCAAATCGGAGGATGGCCTTCCTGGGCCGTCCCGTTCGTCCTTGGAAGGCCTAGGAAGGCCATCCTCCAGCCTCGCGCCAGCCAGGCTGCGCAGAATGTTTACCACCCAAATCAGCGCGCACATGAAGGCGATCTCGCTCAGCGGGCGGCGAAAGTGAATCCAGAAGCCGTGATTCACAACCGTGAGACCGGCCACCCAGATAGCGGCGTCGGGCGACACCTGCCGCGCCCAGTAATAGACGCCCAGCAGCAGCCCGACCGCGAGGAGCCATTGAAACATCGCGATGCCGAGGAACGGCCGGTTGTCGAACAGAAAAAACGGGCTGATCAGGGCGGGGTAGCCCGGCGAATACCAGAGCAGGGGACTGCCGAAATTGGTCGGGCCGGTTCCACGGGCCAGGCTCCGCGCCATCGACAGGTACGATGCCGAGTCGATCGACGAATACCACCACGGGTCGATCTGCACCGCGAGCAGTATCGCGCAGACCGCCAGCACCGCTCTGGGCCGCGACGGGCAGTTGGCAATCCATTGCTTGACGACATGCATTGAGAATCCTGCGTGCTGGATGCCCCGTCCGCTTGCGGAGCAAGCGGGCTACGATTCGCCGAACCGCCGCGCGATCACACAACTTGCCTGGCCTTGCGGCGTGAAGCTGAGATTCATGCAATTGTCGCCTGGATCGCCGGGTGCCGCGGCAACCACGTTCAGCCGGCAATCGGGATCGGGCGTCTTGTAATTGAGCACCGGAAAAAGCTGCCGATGTTTCAGCGCCAGCGTGCTGGCGATCAATTCGACCAGGCCGCCGCCGGCCCCCAGATTGCCGAAATAACTCTTGGCCGCGGTCACCGGCACATGGTCGGCCTGCTGGCCAAACACGTCGCGAACCGCCCGCGATTCATACACGTCGCTGTGGCGTGTGCCGAGGCCGTGGGCGTGAAGATGGCCGACGTGCTGCGGCGTCAGGCGGGCCTCACGCAAGGCCGCCCGCATGCTGTTCGCCAGCGCCAGCGTGCAATCGGCGGTCAGGTCACGGCCGCTCACCGCCGAGGAGGCCGCGGCCACGACTTCGCCATAGATCGTGGCCCCGCGTTTTTCGGCCGATTCGAGCGACTCCAACACGACCGCGCCGGCTCCTTCGCCCAGCACCATTCCGCCGCGGTGCAAGTCGAAGGGACGAGCGGCCTGGGTAGGATCGTCGCCGCCCTCGGCGAGCCTCTCGGCCAAGGCCGCATGCACCGCCTTCATCGGGTGGACGCGCGTGCCGGTGGCGCCGGCGATCATGGCGTCGGCGTGGCCCCGCACGATGACCCGAAACGCCTCGCCGACGGCCAGGTTGCCCGACGCCTCGCGGTGCGTGAGCGAGTTGTTCGGCCCCCGCAGGTCATTATAAATCGCGATGTGGCTGGCGGGCATGTTCGGCAGGTATTTCAGCAGCCAGAGCGGGTTCATCTTGCTCATGCCCTGCGTGGCCCAACGCGAAAAATGAAACTGCCCCGCGTCGTCGAGGCAATCGACGACGCCCGCCGTGAACTCGTCGGGCATGGTGAGCATATAGTCCGAGCCGAAAACAACGCCGGTGCGATCGGGGTCGCACTTGCCCAGGCCGAGCCTGGCGTCGCCCAGGGCCAGTTGCGCCGCCGCCACCCCCATCTGGCACTCGCGGCACATGATTTTCAGCCCCTTGCGGACCTGCTTTTTTTGTTCGCCTTCCAGCGGGCCAAAGTTGTCGACGTGTCCGCTGAAGTCGCGTGCTTCGGCGGCAAAGTTGACCGGCAACGCATCCGGCGGCAGCGACGTGATCGGCCCCACGCCGCTGCGGCCGTTCGACAGATTCTGCCAAAGAGCCTCTTTGCTGTTGCCCAGGGGAGTGATGAGCCCGATGCCGGTGATCACCACCCGCACGTTGCGGCGCTCGCTTGTGTTGACAGGCATTTCGTATCCGGCGCCGACGGGCAGCCAGTCGCTTGTAGAACCGGTGAGAAAACGGGCAGACGGGGTATTTTATGCAGCCGGCTGCCGGGCGTCGAGGCGGATTTGAACCCTGAACCCTGAACCCCGAACTCTGAACCCTACACGGCTAATAGCGTCCGTGATAGGTCTTCACGTCGCGCATGCCGCTGCGAGACGTGTCGGGCGTCTGGCCGACCTTGCCTCGATTGTCGATGAACACCAGCAGATCGGCGCGCGGCGGGCCCGTGAGACCCGGAACCAGACCGTTCGGCTTGCCGGGCACCGGCGTCGCCACGACGCCCAGGCCCACGAGCAACACCTGGTCGGACGGCCAGCGAAATCGCTCGTGCAGCCCGAAATGCGCGATCTGCGGCACGTGGACCTCGGCCTGCTGCCGAGGATTGACCGCGTTGCCCGCCGGCACCGACACGCGGACCAGCCGCTCGAGCTGATCGATATTGCACTTGATCACGGCGTCGACCAACCGCCCGTCGAGCGTCATGAGCGGGCTGAGTTCCAATGAGAACCCTTCGTCGAACTGCGCGTTGTCAGGCTCGTAAGAGGGAATCCGCTCCGGACGCAAGACAAGGTTTCTAACATAGGGGCGTGGCCGAATGGCCGAGACCGTGGTCGATTGGCCATTGTTCACCAGCAGATGCGGCGAGCTGTGCTCGCGGAAATCGTTCCGCTTGCTGAGCTCGGAAAGCACCAGCGCGGCGTCTTCCTTATGCAGCAGCCAGGCCTGAATTCCTTGGGTTTGCGTGGGCACGGAGTGCAACATCGGCTGGAACTTGGCCCGCCAGTTCGGACTTCCCACGGTAATGACTCGCAACCCGAATGAGTTCGCTTCGGCCTCGCTGCTGACGAACCGGTCGACGATCTCTTCCACCACCGCCTGCACTTCGGGCGTGTGATAGGCCGTCACCGTGCTTTGGTCGGCATAGAGCAGCGAACAGATGTCGGAATGCCAGGTTTCGTAGCCCGTCTCCCGCAAAATCCAGTCGATGACGGACTGTTCCGGGCGGTTGGTTGAGGTGACCCGCACCGTGTAGGGCCGGATGTTGTAGGTGCGCCACACTTGGCCGGCCTCGTTGGGCAATCCGCTGGGTGCCTGCGAATTCTCATCGCGGGTCCGGCGGGGAGCTTGGGCCAGCCGTTCGGTGCGGGCGGGTCCGGCCGGTTCGCCGGCCCCGCGCGCCGGCTTGCTCAGCACCTTTTTGCTGATTGCCGCTCCGCGCGGCTTGCCCGGCGGCGCGGCCGCCCGGCCGGGTCCGGGCATGGTTTCATGGGTCGCTTCCTCGGTTGCTTCCGGCAGGCCGTCCTGGCCGATCACCGGGCAAACGACGGCGGTCGCAACGTTGATGCATCCAAACGTAATCATGAGGCGCCATGCGCCCCGGCGGAATCGCGAAGACATGTTCAGCCTCCATCTGGCTGTTTGAAGAGGGGAGGCGGAGTATAGAGCGGTCGGCGCAGCCCGGCAAGACCGACATGAACGGCGTCTTGACCGCACAAAAAGGCCTGGCGGACGCAGCGCGAGACACACTGGAAGATGCCGACTTCGGTTTCGTAAATGATCTGGCGACCGGCATAGGCAGGCATGTGAGCACCGCTGATTGTTCGCGTCAATGTACATCGGGTTCAAAGCCTGTCGCGCGGCGCGACGAACGGCTCCGGGCGTCGGATTCTTTGGCAGGTTTGCTCCGCCCGCCGGACCTGAATAGACTATGGGCGTCTTATTTCGGCTTCTCTATTGCTTCGGCCCATATAGTTCATCGCAAAGCCAAGTGCGATACGCGACTGAGGTGCATGCATAATGCGCGGCAATCAAGCTAAGTTAATAGAACAGTGGTTCACAGAATACAGCCAGGACGGCGATTTCGTGTACGAGGGAAGACCTCTCCCGTACACCGTCATGGCACCCGCAAAGGCAAGGGGGCGTATCGTGTTCGCGACAAAACCTGGCTATGCCGCACAAGCCATTTATGAGTCTAGCGAGTATGCGTCAATCGGTTTGATTGGCCGCTATGGCCTTCCATGCCGTTTCGATTTGGCATGGATTCGCGATGTCGCTGCCAAACACCAGTTATTTTTTCTTGGGGATATGGATCATCCTGACCTCATGATTTTTTGTTGGTTACGTGCGCGTCTGCATCCAAAACGAATCGAACATCTCGGTGTTAACGATGCTTACTTGCATCAGCTTCAAGTCCAATTGCCGGATTCGTTCATAATGCGATGCTCGCGGTCCGAACGAAGATCCCTTCCTGTCCTGCAAAAGGCATTTCCCGACCTATGCAAAACGGTGGGAGTCAATTGCGCCCGAATGTTGGAGCAAGGCCAAAAAATCGAACTAGACGCAGTCAAGAGCGCGTTGGGAGCGTTCACACCACTTTTGCGCCCTCTTATCGCCTCACGAAAATGAACTGGCCTCGTCAGCGGAGTTCGGGGGTGAATGAGTCACTCCCAATGCGGCACAACTTGCCTCTGGATGATCGATCTCAACGCGGACACAGGTATTGAGTTCGACCGTGAAAGGCTTGAACGGTCTGCGACGTATCATCGCCAGTAACACTTTCTGAGAATTTTCCGTGGTCATTGGTTTTCCTTTCTCCGAATCGTGCCCTGAATCCGATCGCCGAGGTCCGCGGCTGGGAAGCCCGTCAGCTTCACGATACTTGACGAGGGGGATCCGGTTCCAGCCCCGCGTGACGCAAGCCCTCCGCGTGATGCCGAAACGGCGGGCACATGCTTCACACCACGGCGGCCGGCCCAACAGCGCTCTCGAGCACGCTGCTTGGCTGATTGCTTCCTCGCCGCACGTAACCGAGCGCGAGCGGGGCGCCTGCCCGCGGCGAAAATGCCGCTGACGTGACGTGACCCGCCACGTGGCCCGACGCCAACAACTCCGCGCCGGGCGAAGGCACCTGTTCGCCTTCGTATCTCAGCCGCACGAGCGTCTTGTTGACATGCCCCAGCGCGTCGATGCGGGCCACGGTCTCCTGGCCGATGTAACAGCCTTTGTTGAAGCTGATGGCCAGCGCGTCGCGGCCCACCTCCTGCGGCAAGTTCTGATCGCTGATGTCGATGCCGTACCAGGGAAAGCCGGCCTCGAGCCGCGCGGCTTCGAGCGCCGCCGAATCGCAGGCGATCGCGCCTTGCGAAATCAATGCCTCCCGCACAATGGCCTGCGACGCCCGGCCGAAGAGCAGCAAATACCCGCCGCTCCGTGTGATGTCGACGCGGACCAGCGTGACGGGCTCGCCGGCCAGCAGCAACTCGGTGCTGGCCAGGCGTTCGCGCGGCAACGTGCCGGAGGCGATCTTTTCCAATACCGCACCGCTGCCGTCTCCGGCAACGAGCAACTCGGACCAATCGCCGCCCCGGTCGTGCAACTCGACTTTTTCGCGAATCAAATAGCGGTTCAGGTGATTGAGCAGGAATTCGTCCTGGGCGGCAACGGTCTCGATGATGAACGATTCGCGCCGGCAAATCAGGAACACGTGGCCGCGCACGTGCCCACGGGCGTCGAGCAAAAACGCCTCGCAGCCGCTGTCCGGCTGCAAGCGTTTGACGTCGTTGGTCGACAAGTTGTGCAAGAAGCCGGCCCGGTCGTCGCCCGTCACCTCGATGCGAGTGCGGTGCGTGAAATCGACAAGCCCGGCCGCTTCAGTGAGCGCCTGGTATTGTTGCTCGAAGGTTTGCATAGGAAGGATGAGCGATGAGGGACGAGGGATGAGGGATGAGGGATGAGGCAGCCTCCGATGTCGAATTCCTGAACCCTGAACCCTGAACCCTATTCTTGTGCTGCCGGAACCACATACTGCGCATTCGACAGCACGATGCAGGACTCATGACGCCGGGCCAGCCGGCCGACGTCGCCCGGCTCGCTGATGTGCGCCATGCCGAGATCCTCGACCAACGATTCGTCGAGCCGGCTGAGCAAATAGACCCTGGCTTGCTCGGTTGCCCGTGCCAGCTCGATTGCCTCCAGCGCGTCGACGGCATGCTCTCGCCGAATACTTTTGACGAGCAGTTCGCGGTCTGCCAGACGCGACAGGCCCGTCACCGCCGGACCAGGCTCGACCGCCAACTCCGTGCAGACCGCGATCGCCCCACCATCGGCCACCAGGCACGATGCCGCGGCCAGCGCCCGGGCCAGGTTCTGCCACGTTTGCTGCTCGCGGCCGCCGGCGAGCGAAGCCACCACCAGACTGGCCCGACCAGGCACGCCGCACCTCCACGCCGATTCGTAGGCCAAGCGGCCGGCCCGGAACACTGCCGGGATCTCGCCGGCCAGCACTTGCAACAACCCGCCGCCACCACCGGGCAAAGCCTGCACCGTGAACTGTGTGCCCAGCAGCCACCCCACTTCATCGATTTCTTCTCGCTGCTTCGCCGCCTGTTGACGCCGCGCGCCGGCTGCCGGCTTGTGGAACCGCGATTGCGTCCGAGCGTCGGAGAACGTGGGAAACAGCCCGCCATACTGGCCGTAGTAACCGATCGTCGGCTCATGCCGCAGACAGCCGATCGGCACCACGAGATCGGCGTCGAGCAGCGTGCGGTTCATATACACCGGCTTGCCCTCGTGGTTCGACGCCAACAGCGACAAACTGCCGGCCGCATCGGGAGCGTGGACTTCCAACGCCACTTCGTCGCGCCAGGCGTCGGGCAACAAGCTGCGCGGGTCGCGCTCGCCGGCGGCCACGGCGGCCGGAGGGATGAGCACGGCAAGCTGGTCGGCCGACGCGCCGTGCTCCACAAGATAGTTGGCCACCGCCGCCACCAGGGCCGTCGCCTGCGGCACGCCGTGCTCCAAGGCCAGCACAATCCGGTCGCCGGGCACGGTCGCCCGTGCCAGCGCCGGAAAGTTCAGCGGCTCGTCCAGCGCGGCGGCAACCGCCGCCGCGGGATCGTCAAGCACTCCGCCACGCGGCTCATTGAAGACCGCCAGCAACGTCTCGTCCGGAAGATCGAGACCGACGTGTGACTGGGCGCCGTAAGGCAGAACGCAAGACATTGGGCAAGATACATTAAACAGGGAAACCGGTGACAGCGATGTCCGTCGAACAATGGTATCGGACAGCCCCTGTGCGTCAAGAAGCCGAGCTGGACCCGGACCGGCATTTTCCGCATGATGCCGCACCTGCCGGCAACGTTGTGGCTGGACCGCGCCGG from the Pirellulales bacterium genome contains:
- a CDS encoding beta-ketoacyl-[acyl-carrier-protein] synthase family protein, with the protein product MPVNTSERRNVRVVITGIGLITPLGNSKEALWQNLSNGRSGVGPITSLPPDALPVNFAAEARDFSGHVDNFGPLEGEQKKQVRKGLKIMCRECQMGVAAAQLALGDARLGLGKCDPDRTGVVFGSDYMLTMPDEFTAGVVDCLDDAGQFHFSRWATQGMSKMNPLWLLKYLPNMPASHIAIYNDLRGPNNSLTHREASGNLAVGEAFRVIVRGHADAMIAGATGTRVHPMKAVHAALAERLAEGGDDPTQAARPFDLHRGGMVLGEGAGAVVLESLESAEKRGATIYGEVVAAASSAVSGRDLTADCTLALANSMRAALREARLTPQHVGHLHAHGLGTRHSDVYESRAVRDVFGQQADHVPVTAAKSYFGNLGAGGGLVELIASTLALKHRQLFPVLNYKTPDPDCRLNVVAAAPGDPGDNCMNLSFTPQGQASCVIARRFGES
- a CDS encoding glycine cleavage T C-terminal barrel domain-containing protein; this encodes MQTFEQQYQALTEAAGLVDFTHRTRIEVTGDDRAGFLHNLSTNDVKRLQPDSGCEAFLLDARGHVRGHVFLICRRESFIIETVAAQDEFLLNHLNRYLIREKVELHDRGGDWSELLVAGDGSGAVLEKIASGTLPRERLASTELLLAGEPVTLVRVDITRSGGYLLLFGRASQAIVREALISQGAIACDSAALEAARLEAGFPWYGIDISDQNLPQEVGRDALAISFNKGCYIGQETVARIDALGHVNKTLVRLRYEGEQVPSPGAELLASGHVAGHVTSAAFSPRAGAPLALGYVRRGSNQPSSVLESAVGPAAVV
- a CDS encoding lactate racemase domain-containing protein, which translates into the protein MSCVLPYGAQSHVGLDLPDETLLAVFNEPRGGVLDDPAAAVAAALDEPLNFPALARATVPGDRIVLALEHGVPQATALVAAVANYLVEHGASADQLAVLIPPAAVAAGERDPRSLLPDAWRDEVALEVHAPDAAGSLSLLASNHEGKPVYMNRTLLDADLVVPIGCLRHEPTIGYYGQYGGLFPTFSDARTQSRFHKPAAGARRQQAAKQREEIDEVGWLLGTQFTVQALPGGGGGLLQVLAGEIPAVFRAGRLAYESAWRCGVPGRASLVVASLAGGREQQTWQNLARALAAASCLVADGGAIAVCTELAVEPGPAVTGLSRLADRELLVKSIRREHAVDALEAIELARATEQARVYLLSRLDESLVEDLGMAHISEPGDVGRLARRHESCIVLSNAQYVVPAAQE